The genomic stretch ACGGCACGATCCTGGGCATCCCCAACCTTCTCATCATCGCCGTCGCGGTCACCGCCGTGATGTGGTTCGCGCTCACCCGGACGGTCTTCGGCCGCTACATCTACGCTGTCGGCTCGAACCCCGAGTCGGCCCGCCTCGCGGGCGTCCCCGTCCGCCTGGTGACGATCTCGGTTTACATGATCTCGGGCACGCTCGCCGGCCTCGGCGGGGTGCTGCTCGCCTCCCGGCTGGGAGCGGGCATCCCCACCGCCGGCACGGGCTTCGAGCTCAGCGCGATCGCTGCCTGTGTCATCGGTGGCGCGAGCCTCTTCGGAGCGAAGGGAAGCGCGATCGGCGCCTTCACCGGAGCGCTGATCATGGGCGTACTCAACAACGGTGGCAACCTCCTGGCGATCAACGCCTTCTACCTCCAGATCGCCATCGGTGTGCTCATCCTCGTCGCGGTCGGGTTCGATCAGCTGAACGCCAGGCGGTCGGCCGCCAGCGGTTGACAACAGATTTCGCCCGTCCACCGCCATGCCCGTCTGCTCGGAATCGTCTACGGCGATCTTCATGCCGTCCCCATCGTCCTCCAGCCTGGCGAGGCCGTAGGCCGCGGGCAGGACCCCCGATCGAGTCATGCCCATGAGCCGCCGACCAGCAGATCGGCCCGCCGGCCGCCGGCGCAGCACCTCCGCCGGACGGCCCTGTACGCAGACCTTGCTAACAAGGGAGAATCACCTACGAACCGCTCAGCCGAGCCAGGCGGCGATCTGGGTCATGGCGGTCGCGGACCAGCCGAGCTTGAGGTGGTTGAGTGGGAGCGTAGCGGTCGCGGCCCGGTTCTCGATGCCGTCTCCCGCGGTGCAGCTCGCCACGAAAACGGCGCCGTCGGACGGTCCGGTGTGCTCGTTGTGCAGCAGCGCCATGTCCGGCATGTTGCCGCACAGTTGGTAGACCGGCACGCTCGAGGGAGTGCCCGCGTCGATGAGGGGCCGCACCAGCGAGCCCCTGTCGATGGCCCACTGGATCCCGCGGCCAACGGTGTAGAAGCCGGTGCCGCCGTAATAGGTGGTGTACCAGTCCTGCTCGGTGGTGGGCAGCGGGTAGACGTCGTCCCAGCGATAGAGCATGTCGTCAGAGCCCGGGTAGGCATCGCCCTCGTAGCTCAGCTCGGGATGGTTGCGCCATAGGCCGTAACAGACCATCTGGGTGTGGGGCGCGGGCGCGTTCAACGAGCCCCCACATTCCGGAAATATTGCGAAATCGTGGGTCCAGCCGTGCCGGTAACCCCAGTCGAAGCCTTTGTTCGGCCCGCCGACCAGGATCAGCTTCCTGACACCGCCCGCGTAGGCCGTGCCCCAAGGTTTGCGCAGCGACGAGACGTACATGCGGGCGTTGAACGCGCCCTTCGACCAGCCGATCACGTCCACCTGCGCCGCACCGGTCTTCGCCCTGATCCTGGCGACGGCGTCGTGGATCTGCTCCGCCCAGTAGTGGCCGTCCCCTGTGACGTGCGGGAAGCCGATCGCGAACACCTTGTAGCCCTGCCCGGTGAGGTGCTGCATGAGTCCCGTGGTGGGGCAGCTGGCCTGGCCGCAGCCGTACGAGCCTCTGGCATTGGGGTTGGCCCAGGCCAGATCGGCGTTCTGATTGGCGCCGTGCACCAGCAGCACGGGGGTGCTCTTGGCGCCTGTCTGCCAGCCCGGCGCGTGGTACAGCAGGAACCGCGAGGAGTGTGGCCGTGCAATGTCACCGAACAGGCGCCTGGTCTGCCCCGTCTGATCGCCACGCCCGTCGGGCGGGTAGGTCTCGGCCTGGAACCCGGTGGAGTTGTCCTTGTAGCGCTCGACGAGCACCCAGCCGTTCTCCAGGCCCGAGGTGTAAGCGGCCTCCAGCGTCACCGACGCCGTCGCGGTCGCGGCGGCGGGTGTCGTGAACAGCGCTCCGGCCGCTAACGCCAGGGCCGCGGCCACTCGTCTCCACGAACGTCGTCCCATCAGTCCTCCCACGAAGCTGCGATGAGTCAAGTTCGCCCGATCCGGAGGTGCGGGTCAATGTGAGCCGCCTCCATAGCCCCGTGTCGGTCCACACCTCGAAACCAGAGCGACAGAAGGGAGCGGGGCAGACAGCCTTAAGAGGCGTTTGGCCGCGGTCCACATACGGAACGGCATCGTGCTGACCGTGGCGCTGACTGGGATGGCCGCCGGGCCGGATCCGTCGTCTACCCCCCTGCAGCGCACAGAGGGCTCGCCATGAGGCGTCCGCGCACCTTGACCTGCGGTGCCTCAAGTGGGATGAGACATGTCGGGACGACACCGTCTCACTGATCACGAGGCAAATCCCCCGTTTCGTTCGCCGACAAGCCGGTCATCGGCCGACATACTCGCTGAACCACTGCTGCGCGTCCTGCAAGCTGCCGACCCACCTCCACCGACAACCGCCGGAGAAGACGTGGGCAGCGATGATGTCCGCCGCGCTCCCGCCATTGATAATGAAGTACTTGGGACCGCGCGGCTCCGGGCCGGAACTGCGCATCGTCAGCTTCGGCCCCTCCTTTGCCTGGCGTGACAACTCCGGTGTCATGCGGCAGGGATCAGGCGGAGTGGAAATGGTCGTGTACACCCCGGGTCGCAATTGGCCGGGTACGTAGCGGCCGTCAGTGACGGCGGGACCTTCGGCGCGCGCGGCAAGGTCTCGGGGAAGCCGGGGGAAAAGGTCATGCCACGTCGGTGCGACCGCCTGCGCGGGGCCGACCGCCTGCGCGGGGCCGACCGCCTGCGCGGGGCCGAGGCCGAGGAGTAGCAGCGCCAACACACCGCCTGCGGCAGCGGATCTGAGCGATTGGGGCGTCCTCGTGTGTGTCATCTGCACTGGAGTGATCCTGCCTCAGATCGGTGAGACGCATATCCAGATACCTCGCATCGCTGGGACTGCCTCACCTCCAACGAGACGGGACAGGCGCAGCCCGGCTCATCGGCAAACGCCGGACGATGGAGTGGTACATCCGGGAGGAGACGCTGCGCGAGGCCAACACCGCCATCGTCAACCACCACTACGGCCTGGAGCTGGCCAAGGTGTTCGGCGGCGGCACCATGTCCAGCTCGGACGGCCAGCGCTTCCCCGTACGCGGTAAGAGCGTCGGCGCCCGCACCTTGTGTAAGGGCCGTTCGGTCACTCGTCCCTTACCCGCCGCGTTGCTGATGCGTCGTGCGCATCATGGCCCGATACATCTGCCGGGATGTGGGCGGATCGGGCAGGGACTGTGCGGCCGGGGCGGCGCAGGCTTGCAGGAGATAGCCGACGAGCCGACGCCAGGTTTCCGGGGCGGCGTCGGCGGTGGCGGCCAGGACGCCGGCGTTGGCCATGAGGAACATGGGCATGTCCACCGCGACGAAGTCCGCCCGTAGTTTCCCGGCGGCTTTGGCGCGATCGACCAGTGCGATGAAGTCGGCGTAGGCCCGCTCGCGGTCGGCTTCGAACCGTTTGGCGGTCGGGAAGGTCATGGTCAGCACCGTGGTGAAGCCGCGGTCACCGGCCTGCATCGCGCAGATCCGTTCGACGAAGTCACAGAATCCGTGCCACGGGTCGGGGTCGGCCAGCGCCTGCCGCGCGGCGTCGGCGTACGCGGTCATCTTGGCCTCGAACGCGGCGGCGATGAGCTCGGCGCGGGTCGGATACCGCCGGTAGAGGGTGCCGACGCCGACGCCGGCACGGCGGGCGATCTCCTCCATCGGCACGTCAAGGCCAAGTTCGGCGAAGGCCTGCCGGGCGGCGGTGACGATGCGTTGCCGGTTGCGTTCAGCGTCGACGCGCAGTCCTGGGCCGTCGGAGGCTGGGGATGAGGCCGGCGGTGTCATGTGCATCAGCCTAGCTTGAAGTGGAGAATGCCGTCCACTTGTGTGCTACGCTCGCGGCCATCAAGTGGAGACCAGCTTCCACTTCTTGATCCGGAGGTCCGCAAATGCGCGCAGTCGTCCTTGCTGAACAGGGCGGGAGCCCGACGCTGACCGAACTGCCCACACCTGAGGCCGGTGCGGGCGAGGTGCTGGTTCGGGTGCAGGCGTCGTCGCTGAACGGGTTCGACGTGTCGGTCGTCGCCGGCCGCCTGGCCGGCATGATGGAGCACCGTTTCCCGGTGGTGCTGGGCATGGACTTCGCCGGTACGGTCGCCGCCGTCGGTGAGAGTGCGACCCGGTTCGCCGTCGGTGACCCGGTGTTCGGCGTGATGGCCAAGGAGTTCCTCGGCGACGGCGGGTTCGGTGAGTATGTGGTGGTCGGCGAGCAGCACGGCGTCACCGTCCGGCCCGACGACGTCGACGTGGCGGCCGCGGGCGCGCTCGGCGTGGCCGGCACCGCCGCTGTCGACGCCCTTGATGCGGTCGCCCCGCAGGCCGGCGAGACGGTCCTGATCAGTGGCGCGACCGGTGGGGTTGGTGCGATCGCGATCCAGTACGCCACCGCGGCCGGCGCCAAGGTGATCGCCACCGCCCGGCCCGGGGCCGAGACGGACTTCGTCCGCGGGCTCGGCGCCACCGACGTGGTGGATCACACCGGTGACCTGGCCGCCCAGGTCCGCGCGATCAGCCCCGCCGGGGTCGACGCGGTCCTGCACCTGGCCGGTGACACCGGCGTCCTGACCGGTCTGCTCACCGACAAGGGCCGGCTGGCCGGCACCCGGGGACTGGGACCGGACCAGCACCCGGCGGCCGTCGCGATCATGGCCAGCCCGACCGTCGCCACCCTCGACCGGCTCGCTACCGACGTCGCGGCCGGCCGGATCACGGTGCCGGTCACGCGTACCTATGCCCTGGCCGAGGTGCCCGCCGCTTTCGCCGACTTCGCCGCCGGCACCATCGGCAAACTCGCCGTCACCGTCGCCTGATCCCGCCCCCACCCCCGGAAGAGACGTCTCGCTACATGAACATGTTCCTGTGGATCGTCCAGGCGATCCTCGCCGCGATGTTCGCCACCGCCGGGCTGATGAAGGCCACCCAGCCCAAGGAGAAGCTCGCCCCGAGACTGCCGTGGGTTGAGGACTTCTCCGCGCCCACAGTGCGGTTCATCGGCGTCGTGGAACTGCTCGGCGCGATCGGGCTGATCCTGCCCGCCGCGACCGGTATCGCGCCGGCCCTCACCCCCACCGCCGCGACCGGGCTGGCGATCACCATGGTTCTCGCCGCCGCCACCCATATCCGCCGCAAGGAGCCGTCCGGGGTCGCGTTCAACGCCGTCCTGTTCGCCCTCGCCGTGTTCGTTGCCTGGGGCCGGTTCGGCCCGTACGCCTTCTGACCGGTCAACCCTGACCCGTCTGGCCCGGTCCGACACCTCGCATCCACCAGGAGATCACATGCCCACCATCGTCATTGTCGGCGCCGGCCCCGGCCTCGGCCTGTCCATCGGCAAAGTCTTCGGCCGCAACGGCTTCACCGTCGCGCTCATCGCCCGGGATCAGGCCAAGCTGGACGCTCTGGCCGCGCAACTGCGCGAGCACGACATCGACGCGGCCGGCTTCGCCGCCGACATCATGGACCGGCCGTCCCTGGTGGACGCCTTCGACCGTATCAAGCAGCGCTACGGTGCCATCGACGTACTGGAGTACTCTCCGGCACCGCACAACCCGGTCCCCGGCATCACCATGACGGGACCGCTGGAGGCCAGCGTAGACAATCTCCAGCCCCAGATCGACTTCTACCTGCACGGTGCGGTCACCGCCACCCAGCAGGTGCTCACCGCCATGCTCGACCGTGGCGCGGGCACGCTGCTGTACACCACCGGCGCATCCTCGGTGCACCCGAACCCGATGATGGGCAACGTGGGCCCGGCCGCCGCCGCACTGCGCAACTGGGTCCTCAGCCTCCACCAAGCCCTTGCCGGCACCGGCGTCTACGCCGCCCACGTACCGCTCAACGTCTGGATCGGCACCGGCGGGCCGGACACCGAGCCCGCCACCATCGCCGAGCTGTACTGGACGCTGCACGCCAAACGCGGCGACGCCGAACATCTCTACACCACACCCGCATGAGGGCAAATCCGTTTACGACCAAGGTCGGTCAAGCCATGCCGCACGTACGGTCAAACGCCTGTACTTCGATGCTCCGCCGAGCAGGATCAGGCCCACGGAAGATGACCCAAACCGCCCCGTCCGGCTTCCGAAAGCAACCCTGATGTCCGAAAGTAGAAGAGAATGGCGCTGTGCGATCGAAGGGATAGGGCATGGCGGATCAAGCGTGGCGCGTCTTCGAGGAGCAGGCGCGTGCCCAGATCACGGATCAGCTCACGAACGCGTTCGCCGACGATTGCAAACCCGAACAGGTCATCGAGGTGATCGATC from Nonomuraea polychroma encodes the following:
- a CDS encoding esterase/lipase family protein, which produces MGRRSWRRVAAALALAAGALFTTPAAATATASVTLEAAYTSGLENGWVLVERYKDNSTGFQAETYPPDGRGDQTGQTRRLFGDIARPHSSRFLLYHAPGWQTGAKSTPVLLVHGANQNADLAWANPNARGSYGCGQASCPTTGLMQHLTGQGYKVFAIGFPHVTGDGHYWAEQIHDAVARIRAKTGAAQVDVIGWSKGAFNARMYVSSLRKPWGTAYAGGVRKLILVGGPNKGFDWGYRHGWTHDFAIFPECGGSLNAPAPHTQMVCYGLWRNHPELSYEGDAYPGSDDMLYRWDDVYPLPTTEQDWYTTYYGGTGFYTVGRGIQWAIDRGSLVRPLIDAGTPSSVPVYQLCGNMPDMALLHNEHTGPSDGAVFVASCTAGDGIENRAATATLPLNHLKLGWSATAMTQIAAWLG
- a CDS encoding TetR/AcrR family transcriptional regulator gives rise to the protein MTPPASSPASDGPGLRVDAERNRQRIVTAARQAFAELGLDVPMEEIARRAGVGVGTLYRRYPTRAELIAAAFEAKMTAYADAARQALADPDPWHGFCDFVERICAMQAGDRGFTTVLTMTFPTAKRFEADRERAYADFIALVDRAKAAGKLRADFVAVDMPMFLMANAGVLAATADAAPETWRRLVGYLLQACAAPAAQSLPDPPTSRQMYRAMMRTTHQQRGG
- a CDS encoding NADP-dependent oxidoreductase; the encoded protein is MRAVVLAEQGGSPTLTELPTPEAGAGEVLVRVQASSLNGFDVSVVAGRLAGMMEHRFPVVLGMDFAGTVAAVGESATRFAVGDPVFGVMAKEFLGDGGFGEYVVVGEQHGVTVRPDDVDVAAAGALGVAGTAAVDALDAVAPQAGETVLISGATGGVGAIAIQYATAAGAKVIATARPGAETDFVRGLGATDVVDHTGDLAAQVRAISPAGVDAVLHLAGDTGVLTGLLTDKGRLAGTRGLGPDQHPAAVAIMASPTVATLDRLATDVAAGRITVPVTRTYALAEVPAAFADFAAGTIGKLAVTVA
- a CDS encoding DoxX family protein, with translation MNMFLWIVQAILAAMFATAGLMKATQPKEKLAPRLPWVEDFSAPTVRFIGVVELLGAIGLILPAATGIAPALTPTAATGLAITMVLAAATHIRRKEPSGVAFNAVLFALAVFVAWGRFGPYAF
- a CDS encoding SDR family NAD(P)-dependent oxidoreductase, whose protein sequence is MPTIVIVGAGPGLGLSIGKVFGRNGFTVALIARDQAKLDALAAQLREHDIDAAGFAADIMDRPSLVDAFDRIKQRYGAIDVLEYSPAPHNPVPGITMTGPLEASVDNLQPQIDFYLHGAVTATQQVLTAMLDRGAGTLLYTTGASSVHPNPMMGNVGPAAAALRNWVLSLHQALAGTGVYAAHVPLNVWIGTGGPDTEPATIAELYWTLHAKRGDAEHLYTTPA
- a CDS encoding three-helix bundle dimerization domain-containing protein produces the protein MADQAWRVFEEQARAQITDQLTNAFADDCKPEQVIEVIDRAWQQFDRAPIRDFVPLFAARIAREELRRLSAAQQG